From the genome of Pukyongia salina, one region includes:
- the murB gene encoding UDP-N-acetylmuramate dehydrogenase — MQIEKNKSLRAYNTFGIDVNASAFISVDSVEDLRTIINQYDKEELFILGGGSNMLLTGPLEKLVIHINLKGIDVISETESDVLLKVMAGENWHELVMYSIENDFGGIENLSLIPGNTGTAPIQNIGAYGVELEDVFVQCTALELATGKEVIFDKKACKFGYRNSIFKNEAKDQYIITSVTLKLTKKDHKLNISYGAIGDVLAQRNITQPTIRDISEAVIAIRRSKLPDPNILGNSGSFFKNPVLSSEDFKRFRNNHPDAPFYEVSATEFKIPAGWLIDKAGFKGKRFGDAGIHEHQALVLVNHGNATGAEIWELALKIQKEIKELFGIYIEPEVNVF, encoded by the coding sequence ATGCAGATCGAAAAGAACAAATCGCTGCGCGCTTACAATACTTTTGGTATTGATGTGAATGCGAGTGCGTTTATTTCGGTGGACTCTGTTGAAGATCTCAGGACTATTATTAACCAATACGACAAGGAGGAGCTTTTTATCCTGGGTGGAGGAAGTAATATGTTACTTACCGGACCCCTTGAAAAACTGGTGATACACATCAACCTAAAGGGTATAGATGTTATTTCTGAAACTGAATCGGATGTTCTACTGAAAGTCATGGCCGGAGAAAACTGGCACGAGCTGGTAATGTATAGTATTGAAAATGACTTTGGCGGTATTGAAAATCTTTCTCTCATCCCGGGAAATACGGGAACTGCCCCAATTCAGAACATAGGTGCATACGGAGTGGAGCTGGAGGATGTGTTCGTGCAGTGTACAGCCTTGGAATTAGCTACTGGCAAGGAAGTGATATTTGATAAGAAGGCATGTAAATTCGGGTATCGCAATTCGATCTTTAAGAACGAGGCGAAAGACCAATATATCATTACCTCGGTTACTTTGAAACTCACCAAAAAAGACCACAAGCTTAATATAAGCTACGGTGCGATCGGCGATGTTTTGGCACAAAGAAATATCACACAACCAACCATAAGAGATATTTCGGAGGCAGTGATCGCGATTCGCAGATCGAAATTACCCGATCCTAACATCTTAGGAAATAGTGGTAGTTTTTTTAAGAATCCCGTACTTTCTTCCGAAGATTTTAAACGTTTCAGAAACAATCATCCGGATGCGCCGTTTTACGAAGTTTCGGCAACCGAATTCAAAATTCCTGCCGGTTGGCTAATAGACAAGGCAGGCTTTAAGGGAAAACGATTTGGGGATGCCGGGATCCACGAACACCAGGCGCTTGTATTGGTAAATCACGGAAATGCTACCGGTGCCGAGATCTGGGAACTGGCGCTAAAGATTCAGAAAGAAATAAAAGAATTATTCGGCATCTATATAGAACCCGAAGTGAACGTGTTCTAA